One genomic segment of Streptomyces sp. RKND-216 includes these proteins:
- a CDS encoding S8 family serine peptidase has translation MDSVKPRRRHALAVPLGLALTASLAVLPGASTALAQDARPAADGEKLSYVVNTATDSATVDRVEREVEDAGGTVVTSWEEIGVVIAHSTDPGFGDTMRAVDGVDSAGATRTAPLSAAATTDVGKPQYVKDPERLAAELAKDEQRLSPGARKKAAPDEPLESLQWNIPAIKADRAHAIDDGRRGVTVAVVDTGVDDTHPDLRRNFAPTQSANCVGGEPDTSWGAWRPYAEGGHYHGTHVAGIIAAPRNDVGIAGVAPGVKVSSIKVAEQGSSLFYTEAVVCAFMFAAEQGIEVTNNSYYTDPWLYNCPDHEDQAAILEAVGRAAEYAEDEGVLNVASAGNSAQDLAADELVDATSPDDSTPVERTIDPSECLDLPAQLPGVVTVSATGDQSLKSYYSNYGDGVVDVAAPGGDRYQVPEGDGKNGRVLSTMPDGDYAFLQGTSMAAPHVAGVAALVKSEHRRATPQEIQWRLKARADNPGCPEGPYDPDGDGEVNAECTGNAKINSFYGYGIVDALDAVRK, from the coding sequence ATGGATTCAGTGAAGCCCAGACGGCGGCACGCGCTGGCGGTGCCGCTCGGCCTGGCACTGACCGCGTCGCTGGCGGTCCTGCCCGGCGCGTCCACCGCACTCGCGCAGGACGCCCGGCCCGCGGCGGACGGCGAGAAGCTCAGCTACGTCGTCAACACCGCGACCGACTCCGCCACCGTGGACCGCGTCGAGCGGGAGGTCGAGGACGCCGGCGGCACCGTCGTCACGTCCTGGGAGGAGATCGGCGTCGTCATCGCCCACTCCACCGACCCCGGCTTCGGCGACACGATGCGCGCGGTCGACGGCGTCGACTCCGCCGGCGCCACCCGCACCGCTCCACTCAGCGCGGCCGCCACCACGGACGTGGGCAAGCCGCAGTACGTGAAGGACCCGGAACGGCTGGCCGCCGAACTGGCGAAGGACGAGCAGCGCCTCTCACCCGGGGCCCGCAAGAAGGCGGCGCCCGACGAGCCGCTGGAGTCGCTCCAGTGGAACATCCCGGCCATCAAGGCCGACCGGGCGCACGCGATCGACGACGGACGCCGCGGCGTCACCGTCGCCGTGGTCGACACCGGCGTCGACGACACCCACCCGGACCTGCGGAGGAACTTCGCCCCCACCCAGTCCGCCAACTGCGTCGGCGGCGAGCCCGACACCTCGTGGGGCGCCTGGCGGCCCTACGCGGAGGGCGGCCACTACCACGGCACGCACGTGGCGGGCATCATCGCCGCTCCGCGCAACGACGTCGGCATCGCCGGCGTGGCACCCGGGGTGAAGGTCTCCTCGATCAAGGTGGCCGAGCAGGGCTCCAGCCTCTTCTACACCGAGGCCGTGGTGTGCGCCTTCATGTTCGCCGCCGAGCAGGGCATCGAGGTGACGAACAACAGCTACTACACCGACCCCTGGCTCTACAACTGCCCGGACCACGAGGACCAGGCTGCCATCCTGGAGGCCGTCGGACGGGCCGCCGAGTACGCGGAGGACGAGGGCGTCCTCAACGTCGCCTCGGCCGGCAACTCCGCCCAGGACCTGGCCGCGGACGAACTCGTCGACGCGACCAGTCCGGACGACTCCACACCCGTCGAGCGCACCATCGACCCGTCCGAGTGCCTGGACCTCCCGGCACAGCTGCCGGGCGTGGTGACCGTCTCCGCCACCGGCGACCAGTCACTGAAGTCGTACTACTCCAACTACGGCGACGGCGTCGTGGACGTCGCCGCCCCGGGCGGCGACCGCTACCAGGTCCCCGAGGGCGACGGCAAGAACGGCCGCGTGCTGTCCACCATGCCCGACGGCGACTACGCCTTCCTCCAGGGCACCTCGATGGCCGCCCCGCACGTGGCCGGCGTCGCCGCGCTCGTCAAGAGCGAGCACCGGCGCGCCACGCCGCAGGAGATCCAGTGGCGCCTGAAGGCACGGGCCGACAACCCGGGCTGTCCCGAGGGGCCGTACGACCCCGACGGCGACGGCGAGGTGAACGCC